The Arachis duranensis cultivar V14167 chromosome 2, aradu.V14167.gnm2.J7QH, whole genome shotgun sequence genome has a window encoding:
- the LOC107476371 gene encoding auxin-responsive protein SAUR21, producing the protein MLGKKVVSLKKLAKKVKVVGIGGEKEASSYNECLLKENEEEEESSPSSKTRRTRTPTGYFAIYVGEERQRYVVPTSYLTHPLFKILLEKSYNEFGFSQSNGLIVPCKVSTFQEVVNAIESNNGKFDLAKIFEDFL; encoded by the coding sequence atgttagggAAAAAGGTGGTATCATTGAAGAAGCTAGCAAAAAAAGTGAAGGTTGTTGGTATTGGAGGTGAAAAAGAAGCTTCTTCATACAATGAATGTTTGTtaaaagagaatgaagaagaagaagaatcatcaccatcatccaagacaagaagaacaagaacaccaaCCGGTTATTTTGCAATCTATGTTGGTGAAGAGAGGCAGAGATATGTTGTTCCAACAAGCTACCTCACTCACCCTTTGTTCAAGATCTTGCTTGAGAAATCATACAATGAATTTGGATTCTCACAGAGTAATGGCCTCATTGTTCCATGCAAAGTTTCCACATTTCAAGAGGTTGTTAATGCTATAGAATCCAACAATGGCAAGTTTGACTTAgccaaaatttttgaagattttctataa
- the LOC107476190 gene encoding tyrosine--tRNA ligase 1, cytoplasmic — protein sequence MAEPQTDEASLEQQLNATSLSSSSSTSDQNSASQLTLDQKFAIVRSIGEECIQEDELRNLLDKKPEPVCYDGFEPSGRMHIAQGVMKAINVNKLTSAGCRVKIWIADWFAKLNNKMGGDLKKIETVGNYFIEIWKAVGMDLDGGKVEFLWSSKEINARADEYWPLVLDIAQKNNLKRILRCSQIMGRSEQDELTAAQIFYPCMQCADIFYLKADICQLGMDQRKVNVLAREYCDDIKRKNKPIILSHHMLPGLLQGQEKMSKSDTSSSIFMEDEEAEVNVKIKKAYCPPQIVEGNPCLEYIKYLVLPWFHEFTVERSESNGGNKTFKTFEELTAAYESGEVHPGDLKPALSKALNKILEPVRQHFKNDKNARELLKKIKAYRVTK from the exons ATGGCGGAACCTCAG ACTGATGAAGCTTCCTTGGAGCAGCAACTCAATGCTACTTCTCTCTCGTCGTC TTCCAGCACTTCCGATCAAAATTCAGCTTCTCA GTTGACCTTAGATCAGAAGTTTGCTATTGTGAGGAGTATTGGAGAGGAGTGCATTCAAGAAGACGAACTCCGAAACCTACTTGACAAGAAGCCCGAGCCAGTTTGCTATGATGGATTTGAACCTTCTGGAAGAATGCACATTGCTCag GGAGTGATGAAGGCAATCAATGTGAACAAGCTGACATCTGCTGGCTGCCGCGTTAAAATCTGGATCGCAGATTGGTTTGCCAAGCTAAATAACAAAATGGGGGGAGACTTGAAGAAAATTGAGACAGTGGGTAATTACTTCATTGAGATCTGGAAAGCTGTTGGGATGGATTTGGATGGAGGAAAAGTTGAGTTCCTGTGGTCATCGAAAGAGATTAATGCAAGGGCTGATGAGTACTGGCCTCTTGTGTTGGATATAGCTCAGAAGAACAACCTAAAAAGGATTCTCAG GTGTAGCCAAATTATGGGAAGAAGTGAACAGGATGAGTTGACTGCTGCTCAGATATTTTATCCATGCATGCAGTGTGCTGACATATTTTACCTCAAG GCTGATATCTGCCAACTGGGAATGGATCAGCGAAAAGTGAATGTACTTGCTAGAGAATATTGCGATGACATTAAGAGAAAGAACAAGCCCATTATTCTGTCCCACC ACATGCTGCCCGGTCTACTGCAAGGGCAAGAAAAGATGTCAAAAAGTGATACGTCTTCTTCCATTTTCATGGAAGATGAGGAG GCCGAAGTGAATGTGAAGATAAAGAAGGCATATTGCCCACCACAGATAGTGGAAGGAAACCCATGTTTGGAGTACATTAAATACCTTGTCTTACCGTGGTTTCATGAGTTCACAGTGGAGCGTAGTGAAAGTAATGGTGGTAACAA GACTTTCAAAACCTTTGAAGAGCTGACCGCTGCATATGAAAGTGGGGAAGTACATCCAGGTGACCTCAAGCCAGCTTTGTCGAAGGCATTGAATAAAATTCTGGAG CCGGTAAGGCAACACTTCAAAAATGACAAAAATGCTAGAGAGCTTCTTAAAAAGATTAAG GCTTACAGGGTCACCAAGTAA
- the LOC107476191 gene encoding uncharacterized protein LOC107476191, whose protein sequence is MTESTSRPVGGTEFSWCKAVPGGTGITVLGLILSKPPTISFLQNALNDIQNSHPILRSKIHFDDSTNTFHFVTQQTPYVEIQPYDHQSASQIVQTQSNGHDQIEPFHALFELELNVNTWRDHSEGEIDAMFASAYAIEDDRLAVFLRLHTAVCDRVTSTALLGELIDRLRSGGDGGGRKVEVEEMNVALEDLVPEEKKKKPFWARGLDMLGYSLNGFRLGNLNFVDADSPRSSRILRLRFNEEETKNLIDACKSRGIKLCGALAAAGMIASWTSKNLPDHQREKYGMVTLIDCRSMLDPVLSRDHVGFYHSAIMNTHDVCKETLWELAERIYTSFANAKNSNKHFTDMSDLNFLMLKAIENPGLTPSSSLRTSLISVFEDPIVDDSAGTHRQLGVEDYLSCGSLHGIGTSMSLFDTIKDGKLDCAFVYPSPLHSREQIQELIDHMKSILLNGCKIE, encoded by the exons ATGACCGAGTCAACGAGTCGACCCGTTGGCGGCACCGAGTTCAGCTGGTGCAAGGCTGTTCCCGGTGGCACTGGAATCACTGTACTAGGCCTCATCCTCTCTAAACCACCAACCATCTCGTTTCTCCAAAATGCCCTCAACGATATCCAAAATTCCCATCCTATCCTCCGctcaaaaatccacttcgacgATTCCACCAACACCTTCCACTTCGTTACGCAACAAACTCCCTACGTTGAAATCCAACCGTACGATCACCAATCAGCTTCCCAAATCGTCCAAACCCAATCCAACGGACACGATCAAATCGAGCCCTTCCACGCTCTCTTCGAGCTAGAGCTGAATGTGAACACGTGGCGCGATCACAGCGAGGGAGAGATCGACGCGATGTTTGCGAGCGCGTACGCGATCGAAGACGACCGGTTAGCGGTGTTCCTCCGCCTGCACACGGCGGTGTGTGACCGGGTTACTTCAACGGCGCTGTTAGGGGAGCTGATCGATCGGTTGCGCAGCGGCGGCGATGGCGGCGGAAGGAAGGTGGAAGTGGAAGAGATGAACGTGGCGCTTGAGGATCTGGTTcctgaagagaagaagaagaaaccatTTTGGGCGCGTGGACTTGACATGCTTGGGTATTCGCTGAACGGGTTCAGGCTTGGGAATTTGAATTTCGTAGATGCTGATTCGCCAAGAAGCTCTAGGATTCTGAGGTTGCGATTCAACGAAGAAGAAACCAAAAATCTGATTGAT GCATGCAAATCAAGAGGAATTAAACTCTGTGGAGCACTTGCAGCAGCTGGAATGATTGCTTCATGGACCTCTAAGAATCTTCCTGATCATCAAAGGGAAAAATATGGTATGGTTACCCTTATCGATTGCCGTTCGATGCTTGATCCTGTTCTTTCCAGGGACCATGTTG GTTTTTACCATTCTGCAATCATGAACACACATGATGTGTGTAAAGAAACCTTATGGGAACTAGCAGAGAGAATCTACACATCCTTTGCAAATGCTAAGAACAGCAACAAGCATTTCACAGACATGTCTGACCTCAACTTCCTCATGCTCAAGGCTATTGAAAACCCAGGTTTGACGCCATCATCGTCGCTTAGAACTTCATTGATCTCTGTGTTCGAAGACCCCATTGTCGATGATTCGGCTGGAACTCATCGACAGCTTGGGGTGGAGGACTATCTAAGTTGTGGCTCCTTACATGGTATAGGAACATCCATGTCCTTATTTGACACCATTAAGGATGGAAAATTGGATTGTGCTTTTGTGTATCCATCACCACTTCATTCAAGAGAGCAGattcaagaattaattgatcATATGAAGAGTATACTTCTGAATGGTTGTAAGATTGAATGA